A genomic window from Halogeometricum borinquense DSM 11551 includes:
- a CDS encoding SDR family oxidoreductase, whose protein sequence is MREAETDADDRIEPPTFDPADILFVDDDHFTTENVAVITGAGSGIGRATALACAANGLTVAATDVDGEGLTDTQEKAAEHDLSGTVVTVEADLADDDELEGIVETAADHGTVRYLANVAGLQHIDPIEEFPMEQYDLMHDVMLRAPLYLSKLVVPHIRATDDGVGVVGNMASVHGHYVTGDKVGYNVSKFGLRGLTQSIAAEGDGSLRSFSVSTGYVKTPLVTNQIPDTAEQRGISVDEVIENVMLGQSRTKEMMTPGEVANLFVFGFSKHAKHLNGGDLRFDGGMTLTYE, encoded by the coding sequence ATGCGCGAGGCAGAGACAGACGCAGACGACCGTATCGAACCGCCGACGTTCGACCCAGCGGATATCCTGTTCGTGGACGACGACCACTTCACCACAGAAAACGTCGCTGTCATCACAGGTGCAGGGTCGGGAATCGGTCGCGCGACGGCCCTCGCGTGCGCGGCGAACGGGCTCACCGTCGCCGCAACGGACGTAGACGGCGAGGGCCTGACGGACACACAAGAGAAAGCTGCCGAACACGACCTCTCGGGAACCGTCGTGACCGTCGAGGCCGACCTCGCCGACGACGACGAACTGGAAGGAATCGTCGAGACGGCCGCCGACCACGGCACGGTGCGCTATCTCGCCAACGTCGCCGGACTCCAGCACATCGATCCCATCGAGGAGTTCCCGATGGAGCAGTACGACCTGATGCACGATGTGATGCTTCGGGCACCGCTGTATCTGTCGAAACTGGTCGTCCCGCACATACGAGCGACGGACGACGGCGTCGGCGTCGTCGGCAATATGGCGTCAGTCCACGGCCACTACGTCACCGGCGACAAAGTCGGATACAACGTCTCAAAGTTCGGTCTTCGCGGCCTCACACAGTCTATCGCGGCGGAAGGTGACGGGTCTCTTCGGTCGTTTTCGGTCAGCACCGGCTACGTGAAGACGCCGCTCGTCACGAACCAGATACCAGATACGGCAGAGCAACGCGGGATCTCCGTGGACGAAGTGATAGAAAACGTGATGCTCGGACAGTCGCGCACGAAGGAGATGATGACGCCGGGAGAGGTGGCGAACCTGTTCGTCTTCGGCTTCTCGAAGCACGCAAAACATCTCAACGGAGGCGACTTGCGCTTCGATGGCGGGATGACGCTGACGTACGAGTAG
- a CDS encoding aldehyde ferredoxin oxidoreductase family protein, whose protein sequence is MSDTALRKRTRLLRVDLSDGTVTHDSLPAEWRRQFVGGKGLAARLLYEKLDPGTDPLSPSNVVILALGPLSGIAPGEDRFAVVTKSPLSGTFLDSYAGGSFPPTLAGALPDHLLVAIEGQADEPTRLVIEDGDARLERSDCWGLDTVETDDRVDGAVACIGPAGENLVRYATLASDGGDHHAGRGGVGAVFGSKQLKSVVARGDPPTSTPELESLREAHRERFSREGPGEWLRAGGTLETIDFADEMGVLPTRGWESGSFDGVDDVGIEAVQAAAVAREYDDVSVVSDGRGDFRIEVSDEQKPESVPRGAAPISLGAGLAIDDFDAVATLGATCDRLGVDVISAGTAVAWAMRAADEGLLERDLSFGDAASAQALVSRIARRDGELADTLADGVDAAANRFGNDERRSHTSAQQTPSGDGDSLVPTVKSMALPSYDPRGSPAMALAYATSDRGACHRRARPVVEEVFATEEWSPERRAAAVAEEQITRAVLWSLVVDDFAGEVIRDYGASWLSAVGLDYTPAELRRVGERVWTLTRLFNVREGFDRDDDALPDILTRPQVQGGHDGLDREAFERTLDAYYDRLGWDEDGRPTPDLCERLGIDNLRP, encoded by the coding sequence ATGAGCGATACGGCCCTCCGCAAGCGAACTCGTCTCCTCCGCGTAGACCTCTCCGACGGGACGGTCACACACGATTCCCTCCCCGCCGAGTGGCGTCGGCAGTTCGTCGGCGGTAAGGGACTCGCTGCCCGACTCCTCTATGAGAAGCTCGACCCGGGTACCGACCCGCTTTCGCCGTCGAATGTGGTGATCCTCGCACTCGGACCACTCTCCGGCATCGCCCCCGGTGAGGACCGTTTTGCCGTCGTCACGAAATCGCCGCTCTCGGGCACGTTTCTCGACTCTTACGCCGGTGGGTCGTTCCCGCCAACGCTTGCCGGCGCACTTCCTGACCACCTCCTCGTCGCTATCGAGGGACAGGCGGACGAACCGACCAGACTCGTGATCGAGGACGGCGATGCCCGTCTCGAACGGAGCGATTGCTGGGGACTCGACACCGTGGAGACCGACGACCGCGTGGACGGCGCAGTCGCCTGCATCGGCCCTGCGGGTGAGAATCTGGTACGGTACGCCACGCTCGCCTCGGACGGTGGCGACCACCACGCCGGACGCGGCGGCGTCGGGGCCGTCTTCGGATCGAAGCAACTGAAATCGGTTGTCGCTCGTGGTGACCCGCCCACATCGACGCCGGAACTTGAGTCTCTCCGCGAGGCACACCGCGAACGCTTCTCGCGTGAGGGGCCGGGCGAGTGGCTTCGTGCGGGCGGGACGCTGGAGACGATAGACTTCGCCGACGAGATGGGCGTTCTCCCGACGCGCGGGTGGGAGTCCGGGTCGTTCGACGGCGTGGACGACGTGGGAATCGAGGCGGTTCAGGCGGCCGCTGTCGCCCGCGAATACGACGATGTGAGCGTCGTGAGCGACGGACGCGGCGACTTTCGTATCGAAGTCTCCGATGAGCAGAAACCCGAATCCGTGCCGCGAGGGGCCGCACCAATCTCGCTGGGTGCGGGTCTCGCTATCGACGATTTCGACGCTGTGGCGACGCTCGGAGCGACATGCGACCGTCTCGGTGTGGACGTAATCAGCGCCGGTACCGCCGTCGCGTGGGCGATGCGAGCGGCCGACGAAGGGCTCCTCGAACGCGACCTGTCGTTCGGTGATGCGGCGTCGGCACAAGCACTCGTTTCACGTATCGCTCGCCGCGATGGTGAACTCGCAGATACACTCGCGGACGGTGTGGACGCGGCGGCCAACCGTTTCGGAAACGACGAGCGACGTTCACATACGTCGGCTCAGCAGACACCGTCTGGTGATGGCGATAGTCTCGTTCCGACGGTAAAGTCGATGGCACTCCCGTCGTACGACCCGCGCGGGTCGCCAGCGATGGCACTCGCTTACGCGACTAGCGACCGGGGAGCGTGTCACCGCCGCGCTCGCCCCGTCGTTGAGGAGGTGTTTGCCACCGAGGAGTGGTCGCCGGAACGCCGCGCGGCGGCCGTCGCCGAAGAACAGATCACGCGGGCGGTGCTGTGGTCGCTGGTCGTTGATGACTTCGCGGGCGAGGTGATCCGTGATTACGGTGCGTCGTGGCTCTCTGCCGTCGGTCTCGACTACACGCCGGCGGAACTTCGTCGCGTCGGCGAACGAGTGTGGACGCTCACTCGCCTGTTCAACGTCCGCGAGGGATTCGACCGTGACGACGATGCGCTGCCCGACATACTCACCCGCCCGCAAGTGCAGGGCGGGCACGACGGACTGGACCGCGAGGCGTTCGAGCGGACGTTGGATGCCTACTACGACCGTCTTGGGTGGGATGAAGACGGGCGGCCGACGCCAGACCTGTGCGAGCGGTTGGGGATCGATAATTTGCGGCCCTGA
- a CDS encoding ester cyclase, protein MQTDTQYDPEQSRRNAEKIRRYHEITEGGLAAADEVLAEEVVVHGAFDGEETHGIEAFRERLTDIHDSFSGFSVEIHDIVAQADGGASRWTVSGTFEEPYDGIEPDGERKTNPGISMFRFEDGKIVEIWDREDTHSALQQMGAVPDDA, encoded by the coding sequence ATGCAGACAGACACACAATACGATCCAGAGCAGAGTCGTCGTAACGCGGAGAAGATACGTCGCTACCACGAAATTACCGAAGGAGGCCTTGCGGCGGCAGACGAGGTGTTAGCCGAGGAAGTTGTGGTACACGGAGCCTTCGATGGCGAGGAGACGCACGGTATCGAGGCGTTCCGAGAGAGACTGACGGACATTCACGATTCCTTCAGCGGGTTCTCAGTGGAGATTCACGATATCGTCGCGCAGGCTGACGGTGGCGCGTCACGGTGGACTGTTTCCGGCACGTTCGAGGAACCGTACGACGGCATCGAACCCGACGGCGAACGAAAGACCAATCCCGGTATCTCGATGTTCCGCTTCGAGGACGGCAAAATAGTCGAAATCTGGGACCGAGAGGACACCCACAGCGCGCTCCAACAGATGGGCGCGGTTCCGGACGACGCCTAA
- a CDS encoding helix-turn-helix domain-containing protein, protein MASIAEFTLPAPDFPLGRIFERWPEATLELDRVVPNDDTVMPYFWVTVPNADGDLAAIREEFDGLAELRSAVLMEELGDKGLFRAEWEPEYMGIMRAISVTGVTVLSATGSADGWTFELRAMEAEQFSQFHHYCTEHDINVTLARLSQLSEATTGSEYDLTPEQAEALRRAYKSEYYDDPRGIDQKALAEELGISRQAFASRLRRGYRNLIRCTLIRDTRTDD, encoded by the coding sequence ATGGCGTCGATAGCCGAGTTCACCCTGCCCGCGCCCGACTTCCCGTTGGGTCGAATTTTCGAGCGGTGGCCGGAGGCGACGCTAGAACTCGACCGAGTCGTTCCGAACGACGACACGGTGATGCCGTACTTCTGGGTGACCGTTCCGAACGCAGACGGCGATTTGGCGGCCATCCGAGAGGAGTTCGACGGACTTGCAGAGTTACGGTCGGCCGTGCTGATGGAGGAGTTAGGTGACAAGGGGCTGTTCCGCGCCGAATGGGAACCCGAGTATATGGGAATCATGCGCGCCATCTCCGTGACCGGTGTGACGGTTCTCTCCGCTACCGGCTCCGCAGACGGGTGGACGTTCGAACTCCGTGCGATGGAAGCCGAGCAGTTCTCGCAGTTTCATCACTACTGCACGGAACACGACATCAACGTAACGCTCGCCCGCCTCAGTCAACTCTCGGAGGCGACGACTGGTTCGGAGTACGACCTCACTCCAGAACAGGCGGAGGCGCTACGGCGCGCCTACAAATCCGAGTACTACGACGACCCGCGCGGAATCGACCAGAAGGCGCTCGCCGAAGAACTCGGGATTTCGCGGCAGGCGTTCGCGTCTCGTCTCCGACGCGGCTATCGTAACCTCATCAGGTGTACGCTCATCCGAGATACTCGAACTGACGACTAG
- a CDS encoding nucleotide-binding protein, which produces MVEAFAVASGKGGTGKTTSTLALGMALAETYDVTVIDADTGMANLLFHTGLDDADVTLHDLLVEGHDASVEDAVYDRFGMSVVPCGTSLAAFEAADPARLREVVAELAADTDVLLLDSPAALGSKSAVLPVVLADRVVVVLQPTVPSLSDGLKVQEYARSYGTETAGVLFNRVRPDEDTENIAEQASRYFGGTTLASVPESDAVRAARRAGEPLLAHAPEDPAADAFYEAAANLDVRDGDAAGVADRFRSAVLPDRV; this is translated from the coding sequence ATGGTCGAAGCGTTCGCCGTCGCCAGCGGGAAGGGTGGCACGGGTAAGACAACGAGTACGCTGGCGCTCGGAATGGCTCTCGCCGAGACGTACGACGTGACCGTTATCGACGCCGACACGGGGATGGCGAACCTCCTGTTTCACACCGGCTTGGACGACGCCGACGTGACGCTCCACGACCTCTTAGTCGAGGGGCACGATGCGAGCGTCGAAGACGCCGTTTACGACCGTTTCGGGATGTCTGTCGTCCCCTGCGGGACGAGTCTCGCCGCATTCGAGGCGGCCGACCCCGCCCGACTCCGCGAAGTGGTCGCTGAACTCGCCGCCGACACGGACGTTCTCCTCCTCGACTCACCCGCCGCGCTCGGATCGAAAAGCGCCGTTCTCCCCGTCGTTCTCGCCGACCGAGTCGTGGTGGTCCTCCAACCGACCGTTCCATCCCTCTCGGACGGACTGAAGGTACAGGAGTACGCTCGCTCCTACGGCACTGAAACGGCCGGCGTCCTCTTCAACCGCGTCCGGCCCGACGAGGACACAGAGAACATTGCAGAACAGGCATCGCGCTACTTCGGCGGGACGACGCTGGCGTCGGTCCCCGAGAGCGACGCCGTCAGGGCCGCGCGACGGGCGGGCGAACCGCTTTTGGCCCACGCACCCGAGGATCCGGCGGCCGACGCGTTCTACGAGGCGGCCGCAAATCTCGACGTGCGCGACGGTGACGCGGCGGGCGTCGCGGACCGCTTCCGAAGTGCCGTGCTTCCGGACCGGGTGTGA
- a CDS encoding sodium:solute symporter family protein — MPVQPDGTLLYPVVGYLLLMGVIAAWSYGNTDSVDDFMLAGRGLGTVIIAGTLLATWMGSGSITGSTNSLAYSYGLWPAVLSGTSALVGIGVLWFLSSRIRGYDKYTIPEILGDGIGKEAKAIGLVTIAAAYVGIVSYQFTGFGFVLNVTTGIPVETGTLIGAALIIILATTGGLMSVAYTDAISALLMAVGLIVGLPFILSSAGGVETVTSNVSSSPFGSLTGLQFLGYWAPALLLILADQNMYQRIVAGGSNEETDHGIGIWFIGVAVTSTIIPVIAFAARSLFPDIEPGMAMIAMTTVIPTWIGGILLAAAAAFVITTGTSYLLSASTNISQDLYRGFINPNASDKQVFWMTRVTVVVLGAFAFVLGQYFPTILSLQMLAYTAYGATITPALFAVFLMRGHLTKLGGVSGMVAGFSATIIWSRVLAKPFDLNAVIVSAPIAAIVIIAVSLVTGSTQSQAVTSGQD, encoded by the coding sequence ATGCCTGTTCAACCAGACGGAACGCTCCTGTATCCGGTCGTCGGATACCTGCTTCTTATGGGCGTTATCGCAGCGTGGTCGTACGGCAACACTGATAGTGTGGATGACTTCATGCTGGCGGGCCGGGGACTCGGAACCGTCATCATCGCGGGGACGTTGCTCGCCACGTGGATGGGTTCGGGGAGTATTACGGGGAGTACAAACTCACTCGCGTACTCGTACGGACTCTGGCCGGCCGTCCTGTCGGGAACGTCCGCACTCGTCGGTATCGGCGTACTGTGGTTCCTGTCGTCCCGCATTCGGGGCTATGACAAGTACACGATTCCCGAAATCCTCGGTGACGGAATCGGTAAGGAGGCGAAGGCGATTGGTCTCGTGACCATCGCAGCGGCGTACGTCGGCATCGTCTCGTACCAGTTCACCGGCTTCGGATTCGTCCTCAACGTCACGACGGGCATTCCGGTCGAGACAGGGACGCTCATCGGTGCGGCCCTCATCATCATTCTCGCCACGACCGGCGGCCTGATGTCGGTCGCTTACACCGACGCGATCAGTGCGCTTCTGATGGCCGTCGGCCTCATCGTCGGTCTGCCGTTCATCCTCTCCAGTGCGGGCGGTGTGGAAACGGTCACGTCGAACGTCTCCTCGTCGCCGTTCGGTTCGCTGACCGGACTTCAGTTCCTCGGCTACTGGGCACCGGCACTACTCCTGATTCTGGCCGACCAGAACATGTACCAGCGTATCGTCGCTGGTGGCTCGAACGAAGAAACGGATCACGGTATCGGCATCTGGTTCATCGGCGTCGCGGTGACGAGTACGATTATCCCAGTGATCGCCTTCGCCGCCCGGTCGCTATTCCCGGACATCGAACCCGGCATGGCGATGATTGCGATGACGACCGTCATTCCGACGTGGATCGGCGGTATCCTACTGGCGGCCGCAGCGGCCTTCGTCATCACCACGGGGACCTCGTACCTCCTCTCGGCGAGTACGAACATTTCACAGGACCTCTACCGCGGGTTCATCAACCCCAATGCGTCCGACAAGCAAGTGTTCTGGATGACCCGAGTGACCGTGGTCGTCCTCGGGGCGTTCGCATTCGTGCTCGGACAGTACTTCCCGACGATTCTGTCGCTTCAGATGCTCGCGTACACGGCCTACGGCGCAACCATCACTCCTGCGCTGTTCGCCGTCTTCCTGATGCGCGGCCACCTGACGAAACTCGGCGGCGTCTCGGGGATGGTGGCCGGATTCTCCGCCACGATCATCTGGTCTCGGGTACTCGCAAAGCCGTTTGACCTGAACGCGGTCATCGTCTCCGCGCCGATTGCTGCAATCGTGATTATCGCCGTCAGCCTCGTCACGGGATCGACGCAGTCGCAGGCTGTCACTTCTGGTCAGGACTAA
- a CDS encoding sodium/proline symporter yields the protein MEPTPMQAIPIADDPFVLLFGSLYMLLVLGIGVWGYMQTETTSDFLITGKSIGTWVLALTAFSVIQSGFGFVGGPELVYSFGTTALWIFFTAPLGFIVTWVLLAKRMRLLADIRDVMTLADGMFVRYESSWMRGLTGVGVLIGVVAYLATNLAALQYVMRAIFGLPVIWGLFIGAAILLLYSMLGGMIAGVWTDFVQALTMIVGSVLVFAFALSFGGGMTNISQNLASADPALVSPFGAMSGATATIFVALGWWILFSIGAAGQPHLITKFYMSRNLKILRWGAPIAAVTYAVSSLLAFSTGLSMRAMVEAGQTAAPKSASVVGPVFVLEHTPGVVAGLILAALLAAIMSTSDSFLNIGAAAVSRDIPRALGRPIEDDQTELRVTQAALAGLTIASTLIVYYSDALVGILGTIGWGFFAAAFFAIAALGLNWKGATREGAVAAIAIGLAINLLYSAVPRIASTIGIDGLSESVMGLYPFPSGFPVGTVALLAGIVSFVAVSLATQDRHLVPADIAVLLER from the coding sequence ATGGAACCGACACCGATGCAGGCGATACCCATCGCTGACGACCCGTTCGTCCTCCTGTTCGGCAGTCTGTACATGCTGTTAGTCCTCGGCATCGGCGTCTGGGGCTACATGCAGACGGAGACGACGAGCGACTTCCTCATCACGGGCAAAAGTATCGGAACGTGGGTACTGGCGCTGACGGCGTTCTCGGTCATCCAATCGGGGTTCGGCTTCGTCGGCGGCCCCGAACTCGTCTACTCGTTCGGCACGACGGCGCTGTGGATATTCTTCACCGCGCCGCTCGGGTTCATCGTCACCTGGGTCCTGCTGGCGAAACGGATGCGACTCCTCGCTGACATCCGCGACGTGATGACGCTGGCCGATGGCATGTTCGTCCGCTACGAGAGTTCGTGGATGCGCGGCCTCACCGGCGTCGGCGTCCTCATCGGCGTCGTCGCCTACCTCGCAACGAACCTCGCCGCCCTCCAGTACGTCATGCGCGCCATCTTCGGTCTGCCCGTCATCTGGGGTCTGTTCATCGGCGCGGCCATCCTGCTGCTGTACAGTATGCTCGGCGGGATGATCGCGGGCGTCTGGACCGACTTCGTGCAGGCGCTCACGATGATCGTCGGGTCCGTCCTCGTGTTCGCGTTCGCGCTGTCGTTCGGCGGCGGGATGACGAACATCTCACAGAACCTCGCATCCGCAGACCCGGCGCTCGTCTCGCCGTTCGGCGCGATGAGCGGAGCCACCGCCACCATCTTCGTCGCCCTCGGATGGTGGATTCTGTTCTCCATCGGCGCGGCCGGACAACCGCACCTCATCACGAAGTTCTACATGAGTCGCAACCTGAAGATTCTGCGCTGGGGCGCGCCCATCGCGGCCGTCACGTACGCCGTCTCCAGTCTACTTGCGTTCTCCACCGGCCTCTCGATGCGCGCGATGGTCGAGGCCGGACAGACCGCGGCCCCAAAGAGCGCCTCCGTCGTCGGTCCGGTGTTCGTCCTCGAACACACGCCGGGCGTCGTCGCCGGACTCATCCTCGCGGCGTTGCTCGCGGCGATCATGAGTACGAGCGACTCGTTTCTCAACATCGGCGCGGCCGCCGTCTCGCGCGACATCCCGCGCGCACTCGGGCGTCCCATCGAGGACGACCAGACGGAACTCCGAGTGACGCAGGCGGCCCTGGCCGGGTTGACCATCGCCTCGACGCTCATCGTCTACTACTCAGACGCGCTGGTCGGTATCCTCGGTACCATCGGTTGGGGCTTCTTCGCGGCCGCGTTCTTCGCCATCGCCGCGCTCGGTCTCAACTGGAAAGGAGCCACCCGTGAGGGTGCAGTTGCGGCCATCGCCATTGGACTCGCTATCAACCTCCTGTACAGCGCAGTCCCGCGAATCGCATCCACCATCGGGATCGACGGTCTCAGTGAGTCCGTCATGGGACTGTACCCGTTCCCGTCCGGCTTCCCCGTCGGCACTGTGGCCCTGCTGGCCGGTATCGTTTCCTTCGTCGCCGTCTCGCTGGCGACGCAGGACAGACATCTGGTCCCCGCTGACATCGCGGTCCTCCTAGAACGATGA
- a CDS encoding helix-turn-helix domain-containing protein has product MLSMTMDMVQYDCPYIAVTDDVDVSFHTMHWDFDPAREALETRILVTGASRGALTEGLSSLKEQPGMRGFDLLSRQGESAVIKSFIHETNAMRVIREHDGYITGPFQIRDGSELWNVGFDTSQDADEALSDLERENDYSVEARNSISLEDYLDVVQNIDVATDYLDTCRNLSRVEQETLSKAVKAGYFETPRDASLTTLAEEFDVSKTSVSKNLRRGEKKVLGSVVETLETIDETALTTGREKPHEHTQHEREQRQRENQKRVNLQQS; this is encoded by the coding sequence ATGCTCTCGATGACCATGGACATGGTGCAGTACGACTGCCCGTACATCGCCGTCACCGACGACGTCGATGTTTCGTTCCACACGATGCACTGGGACTTCGACCCCGCGCGCGAGGCGTTGGAGACGCGCATCCTCGTCACGGGGGCGAGTCGCGGCGCGCTCACGGAGGGGTTGAGTTCGCTGAAGGAACAACCGGGGATGCGCGGATTCGACCTCCTCTCCCGACAGGGAGAGTCGGCGGTCATCAAGTCGTTTATTCACGAGACGAACGCGATGCGCGTCATCCGCGAGCACGACGGCTACATCACCGGGCCGTTCCAGATTCGGGACGGAAGCGAACTGTGGAACGTCGGTTTCGACACCTCCCAGGACGCCGACGAGGCGCTTTCGGACCTCGAACGCGAGAACGACTACTCCGTCGAGGCACGGAACTCCATCTCGTTGGAAGACTACCTCGACGTGGTTCAGAACATCGACGTGGCGACCGACTACTTGGATACCTGTCGGAACCTTTCGAGGGTCGAACAGGAGACGCTCTCGAAAGCCGTCAAGGCGGGGTACTTCGAGACACCGCGGGACGCATCACTGACAACACTGGCCGAGGAGTTCGATGTCTCGAAAACGAGCGTCTCGAAGAACCTCCGTCGGGGAGAAAAGAAGGTCCTCGGAAGCGTCGTCGAGACGCTCGAAACAATCGATGAAACTGCGCTCACGACCGGGCGTGAGAAGCCACACGAACACACACAGCACGAACGCGAGCAACGACAGCGCGAAAATCAGAAGCGTGTTAACCTACAGCAGTCCTGA
- a CDS encoding NADH-ubiquinone oxidoreductase-F iron-sulfur binding region domain-containing protein → MTTSNEAVGGPVVRVAGGSPHRTDVSAVVDAAREATETATVRETGPTGADALEPLLLVTVANKTAFYATPSLDTVRNVIHAAESGKSADALADGADAVVESDGTRLPVPDEGPLRVGCRRVLGRCGWVNPTEPPTESVLDAVSDDSESVCTEIHRIGLLGRGRGDARADRPVAEGWATARKTDGDTVLVVNANDADERNRTDSTLVEGDAGGVVDAAMAVAHLVEAEDVIMYAQTGSMAAERLSAAASRYRDEYGDAPQVAVGPERYIAGEPTMALESLEGNDRLEARLRPPGPETHGLYGRPTVIHTPRTLLQVREAILRPEEFDADDADPGTRVVTVTGDVDSPATVELTTGAPLRAAAAAVDRTETKMAIVGGQFGGVTRHLDHTLSAPALSGANLGTEGVVELFGDDRCALATVGSRARFASEENCGRCVPCREGTTQLTDLLRDIYAGDYDDDTLRELTRTMRNTSTCDFGRSAARTVETAMAAFEAEFEAHTHGRCPTGQCDAQAGQ, encoded by the coding sequence ATGACGACTTCGAACGAAGCGGTCGGCGGGCCGGTCGTTCGCGTCGCCGGGGGTTCGCCGCATCGAACCGACGTGAGCGCCGTCGTAGACGCTGCGAGAGAGGCCACCGAGACGGCGACCGTTCGAGAGACGGGACCGACGGGAGCGGACGCACTCGAACCGTTACTGTTGGTCACGGTGGCGAATAAGACAGCGTTCTACGCCACGCCGTCGCTCGACACCGTCCGTAACGTGATACACGCCGCTGAATCGGGGAAATCCGCGGACGCTCTCGCTGACGGTGCAGACGCTGTAGTCGAGAGTGACGGAACGCGGTTGCCAGTTCCCGACGAAGGGCCGTTGCGTGTCGGTTGCCGTCGTGTACTCGGTCGATGTGGATGGGTGAATCCGACTGAACCACCCACAGAATCCGTTCTCGACGCCGTTTCCGACGACTCCGAGAGCGTGTGTACGGAGATACACCGAATCGGCCTTCTCGGTCGCGGACGTGGCGACGCACGCGCAGACCGGCCGGTCGCTGAGGGGTGGGCAACGGCACGGAAAACCGACGGCGACACCGTACTCGTGGTGAACGCGAACGACGCTGACGAGCGAAACCGAACGGACAGCACGCTCGTTGAAGGCGATGCCGGGGGCGTCGTAGACGCCGCAATGGCCGTCGCACACCTCGTGGAAGCCGAGGACGTAATCATGTACGCCCAGACGGGGTCGATGGCGGCCGAACGCCTCTCGGCCGCCGCCTCGCGCTACCGGGACGAGTACGGCGACGCACCGCAGGTGGCCGTCGGTCCCGAACGGTATATCGCAGGCGAACCGACGATGGCGCTTGAATCCTTAGAGGGGAACGACCGATTGGAAGCACGCTTACGCCCGCCGGGACCGGAAACGCACGGTCTGTACGGCCGGCCGACCGTCATCCATACGCCGCGGACGTTGCTACAGGTGCGCGAAGCGATTCTCCGGCCCGAGGAGTTCGACGCCGACGATGCTGACCCGGGAACGCGCGTCGTCACCGTCACTGGCGACGTGGACTCACCCGCGACGGTCGAACTCACAACAGGAGCACCGCTTCGGGCGGCCGCGGCGGCCGTGGATAGAACGGAGACGAAGATGGCCATCGTCGGCGGGCAGTTCGGCGGCGTCACCCGCCATCTGGACCACACGCTCTCTGCACCCGCGTTGTCGGGGGCGAATCTCGGTACCGAAGGCGTCGTCGAACTGTTCGGTGACGACCGGTGTGCGCTGGCGACCGTGGGGTCGCGCGCGCGGTTCGCGTCCGAAGAGAACTGCGGGCGGTGCGTCCCGTGCCGCGAGGGGACAACGCAACTCACCGACCTCCTGCGCGACATCTACGCGGGCGACTACGACGACGATACGCTTCGGGAGTTGACGCGGACGATGCGAAACACGAGTACGTGTGACTTCGGCCGAAGCGCGGCGCGAACCGTCGAGACGGCGATGGCCGCATTCGAGGCAGAATTCGAGGCGCATACTCACGGCCGATGTCCAACGGGGCAGTGTGACGCGCAGGCGGGACAGTGA